The Verrucomicrobiia bacterium genome window below encodes:
- a CDS encoding tetratricopeptide repeat protein produces MAATLTESEKAQLEQTIDMFEVITQSQPQDYQSLEILKEAYIKLNREKDMINTAKRIASAYVQLGQLSSAILEYESILQKYPDDPDVQKALAEIENRATNLSAAPAMEVVETKAPTGQTQFMQKPGAGPGAAELEDGKAMMRKIFVDGKLVNAGDFDMYWNTPADKDPAQTIEPFIQVIADKGLLPIEQSLKIITERARLAYMPLDKYDVDMELARSFPKGTCRRWCVVPIDRMSKTVIVATTNPFNKQAAAELEKATNYRLLWYIAPPADLVKVLKRVFR; encoded by the coding sequence ATGGCTGCCACATTGACTGAGAGCGAGAAAGCTCAACTCGAACAGACCATCGACATGTTCGAGGTCATCACGCAGTCCCAGCCGCAGGACTATCAGTCGCTGGAGATCCTCAAGGAAGCTTACATCAAGCTGAACCGTGAGAAGGATATGATCAATACGGCGAAGCGGATCGCTTCGGCGTATGTGCAGCTGGGCCAGCTTTCTTCGGCCATTCTCGAGTACGAGAGCATCTTGCAGAAGTATCCGGATGATCCGGATGTGCAGAAGGCGCTGGCGGAGATCGAGAATCGTGCCACGAACCTTTCCGCCGCTCCTGCCATGGAAGTGGTGGAGACGAAGGCGCCGACCGGCCAGACGCAGTTCATGCAGAAGCCGGGCGCGGGTCCGGGTGCCGCCGAACTGGAGGATGGCAAGGCGATGATGCGGAAGATCTTCGTGGACGGTAAGCTGGTGAATGCGGGTGACTTCGACATGTATTGGAACACCCCGGCGGACAAAGATCCGGCACAGACGATCGAGCCGTTCATCCAGGTCATCGCGGACAAGGGTTTGCTGCCCATCGAGCAGTCATTGAAGATCATCACGGAGCGTGCGCGGCTGGCTTACATGCCGCTGGATAAATATGACGTGGATATGGAACTGGCGCGGAGTTTCCCGAAAGGGACTTGCCGCCGCTGGTGCGTGGTGCCGATCGACCGCATGAGCAAAACGGTGATCGTGGCGACGACGAACCCCTTCAACAAACAGGCGGCTGCCGAACTGGAGAAGGCGACGAATTACCGGCTCTTGTGGTATATCGCTCCGCCAGCGGACCTGGTGAAAGTCTTGAAACGCGTGTTCCGCTAA
- a CDS encoding ATPase, T2SS/T4P/T4SS family, which translates to MPPVKSFGERIADALVEDGVLTSKQVEELLELQKKEGTRLLKLLIDKSYVSETDMTVCMGRVLNTPPVNLPRIGIHPEVALLIPKEVATNHKVIPVSRLEGKLFLAMADPLNVLALDDVKRITKLEVLPMIASEKAILDKLNNLETNRASMEDIIQEADKQAELEAEADGAELVADATDDSNPDALAAAGEEAPVIKLANLILVQAIKDKSSDIHIEPFEKMVRLRYRTDGALTDMPPPPKNMQMALSSRLKIMSNLDIAERRLPQDGRMRMKVAGRDIDLRVSFLPVVHGEKIVLRVLDKSNLSASMDKLGLDPDSFKRMKSAVDAPHGLILVTGPTGSGKTTTLYSCLNELNNPEYNIITCEDPVEFQIPGINQVPIKKEIGLTFAAALRSILRQDPDIIMIGEIRDEETCEIAVEAALTGHQVLSTMHCNDAPGAVTRMDDMGMAPFLISSSVILACAQRLMRRICPVCKEPIQYPPKMFEDLGIDPSFFGSTPIFKGRGCDRCKNTGYAGRCAIIEIMTVTDEVRKMILKRSSGMEIAAVAVKEGMKNLRAVALDKVKEGVSTLEQALALTMGGH; encoded by the coding sequence ATGCCTCCCGTAAAATCATTTGGTGAACGTATCGCCGATGCGCTGGTGGAAGATGGCGTGCTGACGAGCAAGCAGGTTGAGGAGCTCCTCGAATTGCAGAAGAAGGAGGGCACGCGCCTGCTGAAATTGCTCATCGACAAGTCGTATGTGAGCGAGACGGATATGACCGTCTGCATGGGACGTGTGCTGAACACGCCGCCAGTGAACCTGCCGCGTATCGGCATCCACCCGGAAGTCGCGCTGCTGATCCCGAAAGAGGTGGCGACGAATCATAAGGTGATCCCGGTTTCACGTCTGGAAGGAAAACTCTTCCTGGCGATGGCGGACCCGCTGAACGTGCTGGCGCTGGACGACGTGAAGCGCATCACGAAGCTGGAAGTCCTGCCGATGATCGCCTCGGAAAAGGCGATCCTGGACAAGCTGAACAACCTGGAAACCAACCGGGCGAGCATGGAAGACATCATCCAGGAGGCCGATAAACAGGCCGAACTGGAGGCGGAGGCCGATGGTGCCGAGCTGGTCGCGGATGCCACGGATGACTCGAATCCGGATGCCCTGGCTGCCGCTGGTGAAGAGGCGCCGGTGATCAAGCTGGCGAACCTGATCCTGGTGCAGGCGATCAAGGACAAGTCGAGCGATATCCATATCGAGCCTTTCGAGAAGATGGTGCGTCTGCGTTACCGCACGGACGGTGCGCTGACGGACATGCCGCCTCCGCCGAAGAACATGCAGATGGCGTTGAGTTCGCGTCTGAAGATCATGTCGAACCTGGACATCGCCGAGCGCCGGTTGCCGCAAGACGGTCGTATGCGCATGAAGGTGGCGGGTCGCGACATCGACTTGCGCGTATCCTTCCTGCCGGTGGTGCATGGTGAGAAGATCGTGTTGCGCGTGTTGGACAAGTCCAACTTGTCCGCGAGCATGGACAAGCTGGGCCTGGATCCGGACAGCTTCAAGCGTATGAAATCCGCGGTGGATGCACCGCACGGTTTGATCCTGGTGACGGGCCCGACGGGTTCCGGCAAGACGACGACGCTTTACTCCTGCCTGAATGAGCTGAACAACCCGGAGTATAACATCATCACGTGCGAAGACCCGGTGGAGTTCCAGATCCCGGGCATCAACCAGGTGCCGATCAAAAAGGAGATCGGGTTGACCTTCGCTGCGGCATTACGCTCGATTCTGCGCCAGGACCCGGACATCATCATGATCGGTGAGATCCGTGACGAGGAGACGTGCGAGATCGCCGTGGAAGCGGCGCTCACGGGTCACCAGGTGTTGAGCACCATGCACTGTAACGACGCGCCGGGCGCCGTGACGCGTATGGATGACATGGGCATGGCACCGTTCTTGATCTCGTCCTCGGTGATCCTGGCGTGCGCGCAACGTCTGATGCGCCGCATCTGCCCGGTGTGCAAAGAGCCGATCCAGTATCCGCCCAAGATGTTCGAGGATCTGGGCATCGATCCAAGCTTCTTCGGGTCAACGCCCATCTTCAAGGGCCGTGGTTGCGACCGTTGCAAGAACACGGGTTACGCCGGCCGTTGTGCCATCATCGAGATCATGACAGTGACTGATGAGGTGCGGAAGATGATCCTCAAGCGTTCTTCCGGCATGGAGATCGCCGCCGTGGCGGTGAAGGAAGGCATGAAGAACCTGCGCGCGGTGGCCTTGGACAAGGTGAAGGAGGGCGTATCCACACTTGAGCAGGCGTTGGCGCTCACGATGGGTGGACACTAG